The Candidatus Hydrogenedentota bacterium genome has a segment encoding these proteins:
- a CDS encoding sigma-70 family RNA polymerase sigma factor: MGVLLDRALVYHGSMADLPGTASVGMGCAPDGVLVAHARQGDDAAFEELVRRHRNDVYRLVCRFLHDREEAWDVSQEVFIKAYRALWRFRGEAQFKTWIMHIAANQCRDHLRRRRAPFVPLDEGIRFERAASAGEPDHAAEARELGLAIERALETLPHKHRLAFVLREYEGMSYEEMARAMRCRIGTVMSRLHHARRKLQDKLAEAGFSEDSNHG, translated from the coding sequence ATGGGCGTGTTGCTCGACAGGGCGTTGGTGTATCATGGTTCCATGGCCGATTTGCCGGGAACTGCAAGTGTTGGAATGGGTTGCGCGCCGGATGGCGTTCTGGTAGCCCATGCGCGCCAGGGTGACGACGCGGCGTTCGAGGAACTGGTGCGAAGGCATCGGAACGATGTCTACCGGCTGGTGTGTCGCTTCCTACACGACCGTGAAGAGGCATGGGACGTTTCACAGGAAGTGTTTATCAAGGCATATCGCGCGCTGTGGCGTTTTCGTGGGGAGGCACAGTTCAAGACATGGATCATGCACATCGCCGCCAACCAATGCCGCGACCACCTACGAAGACGCCGTGCGCCGTTCGTACCGCTGGACGAAGGTATCCGGTTTGAACGCGCGGCTTCGGCGGGCGAGCCCGACCACGCCGCAGAGGCGCGTGAACTCGGCTTGGCCATCGAACGGGCGCTTGAAACGCTCCCGCACAAGCATCGGCTCGCGTTCGTGTTGCGCGAATACGAGGGAATGAGTTACGAGGAAATGGCCCGCGCGATGCGTTGCCGGATCGGCACGGTCATGAGCCGGCTGCATCACGCGCGGCGCAAATTGCAAGACAAGCTCGCCGAGGCGGGCTTCAGCGAGGATTCGAACCATGGCTGA
- a CDS encoding RluA family pseudouridine synthase produces the protein MQPKSVENARTSALFEDIVGPEFEGLRLDVYLAAAIEDASRSFLQKLIKEGRVTVNDAPAVRASKTVSAGDAVVVELPPPPEERPVAEDIPLVVVYEDDDLIVIDKPSGMVVHPAPGHSAGTLVNALMFHCPEMAAAGGDPYRPGIVHRIDRHTSGLLVVAKSSAAFRGLGKQVREHAFDRRYLAIVRGEFKEDRGRINVPVGRSLSDPGRMSVTGVRGREAITRFETLERFHVASLVGLVLETGRTHQIRVHLRYAGRPVLGDPVYGVTDFGKWPVSQQVKNALAGLDGQALHAERLGFEHPVTHERLCFSVPPPPDFQAALDALRKEYSAPPS, from the coding sequence GTGCAGCCGAAATCGGTTGAGAATGCGCGCACGAGCGCGTTGTTTGAGGATATCGTCGGCCCGGAATTCGAGGGGTTACGTCTCGATGTCTATCTTGCAGCGGCGATCGAAGACGCATCCCGATCGTTCCTGCAAAAATTGATCAAGGAGGGACGCGTTACGGTCAACGACGCACCGGCCGTGCGCGCCAGCAAAACCGTTTCCGCCGGTGACGCCGTCGTGGTGGAATTGCCTCCTCCGCCCGAAGAGCGGCCTGTCGCCGAAGACATTCCGTTGGTCGTCGTTTACGAAGACGACGACCTAATCGTCATTGACAAGCCCTCGGGCATGGTTGTGCATCCCGCGCCGGGCCATTCCGCCGGAACCCTCGTCAACGCGCTCATGTTTCACTGCCCTGAAATGGCCGCCGCCGGAGGCGATCCGTACCGCCCCGGCATCGTCCACCGGATCGATCGCCATACTTCCGGGCTGCTGGTCGTGGCCAAGTCATCCGCCGCTTTTCGGGGGCTTGGGAAACAGGTCCGCGAACACGCATTCGACCGGCGCTATCTCGCAATCGTCCGCGGCGAGTTCAAGGAGGATCGCGGGCGCATCAACGTGCCCGTCGGGCGGAGTCTCAGCGATCCGGGGCGCATGTCCGTGACCGGCGTGCGGGGCCGCGAGGCGATTACACGGTTTGAAACCCTTGAACGTTTCCATGTCGCGTCGCTTGTCGGACTCGTTCTTGAAACCGGCCGAACCCATCAGATCCGCGTCCATTTGCGCTATGCCGGGCGGCCCGTCCTTGGCGATCCGGTCTACGGCGTCACCGATTTCGGCAAGTGGCCGGTTTCCCAACAAGTAAAAAATGCGCTTGCCGGTCTCGACGGGCAGGCGCTTCATGCCGAACGGCTCGGTTTCGAGCACCCCGTTACCCATGAAAGGCTGTGTTTTTCCGTGCCGCCGCCCCCGGATTTTCAGGCGGCGCTCGACGCCCTGCGCAAGGAATATTCGGCGCCGCCGTCATAA
- the xylB gene encoding xylulokinase, with protein MNILLGVDVGTSGTKALAVNESGAVKASVLAEYPLHSPKPGWAEQDPADWKRAAFEALARLAHALGPEAKDVKGIGLTGQMHGSVFLDANNDVLRPAILWCDQRTAKQCDDITAKVGADRLIQMVCNPALTGFTAPKILWLRDNEPAVYEKVCKILLPKDYIRLELTGEFATDVADASGTLLFDVRNRTWHRELMSLLDIPADFMPRAFEGPEITGALKPDVASATGLPPGIPVIAGGGDQAAGGVGCGIVRSGVISSTVGTSGVVFAFADEISLDPQGRVHTFCHSVPGKWHVMGVMLSAGGSLRWFRDALCQSEKAVAAETGADPYEYIAGAAARVPAGAEGLTFLPYLTGERTPHKDPYARGAFIGLSLRHTRAHMARAVLEGVAFGMRDSLEIIREMGVPIEEVRASGGGARSALWRQIQADINNVPLVRINVDEGPAYGAALLAMAGTGLCSSVEEACDATIRVVDICEPDAERARFYERCFKEYQAAYTALAPGFRRAAEIG; from the coding sequence ATGAATATTTTACTCGGTGTGGATGTCGGAACCAGCGGCACAAAGGCGCTGGCCGTGAACGAGTCCGGGGCCGTCAAGGCTTCGGTGCTGGCCGAGTATCCGCTGCACAGTCCGAAACCGGGCTGGGCCGAACAGGATCCGGCCGATTGGAAACGCGCCGCCTTCGAGGCGCTCGCCCGACTCGCCCATGCGCTGGGTCCCGAAGCGAAAGACGTCAAGGGCATCGGCTTGACCGGCCAGATGCACGGATCGGTCTTTTTGGATGCGAACAACGATGTGTTGCGCCCCGCCATTCTCTGGTGCGACCAACGCACGGCGAAGCAATGCGATGACATCACCGCGAAAGTGGGCGCGGATCGCTTGATTCAGATGGTCTGCAATCCGGCATTGACGGGTTTTACCGCGCCGAAAATCCTCTGGCTTCGTGACAATGAACCGGCCGTCTACGAGAAAGTTTGTAAAATTCTCCTGCCGAAGGATTACATCCGCCTGGAGTTGACCGGTGAATTTGCGACGGATGTGGCGGATGCGTCCGGCACGCTCCTGTTCGATGTCCGGAACCGGACATGGCATCGCGAATTGATGTCCCTGCTCGACATACCCGCCGATTTCATGCCGCGCGCCTTTGAAGGCCCGGAGATCACCGGCGCATTGAAACCGGATGTCGCATCGGCGACCGGTCTGCCTCCGGGCATTCCCGTTATCGCGGGCGGCGGCGATCAGGCGGCCGGTGGTGTCGGCTGCGGCATTGTCCGAAGCGGCGTCATTTCCTCGACGGTCGGCACGAGCGGCGTCGTGTTCGCCTTTGCGGACGAGATTAGCCTTGATCCGCAGGGGCGCGTGCATACCTTCTGCCATTCTGTACCGGGCAAGTGGCACGTCATGGGCGTGATGCTGAGCGCGGGCGGATCGCTGCGCTGGTTCCGCGATGCCCTTTGCCAAAGCGAAAAGGCCGTCGCGGCGGAAACCGGCGCCGATCCCTACGAATACATCGCCGGGGCGGCGGCGCGCGTGCCCGCCGGGGCCGAGGGGCTGACGTTCCTGCCGTATCTGACAGGGGAGCGGACCCCGCACAAGGATCCGTACGCAAGGGGGGCGTTTATCGGCCTTTCGCTGCGCCATACCCGTGCCCACATGGCCCGCGCGGTGCTTGAAGGCGTCGCGTTCGGCATGCGGGACAGTCTCGAAATCATCCGGGAAATGGGTGTGCCCATCGAAGAAGTGCGCGCTTCCGGCGGCGGCGCGCGAAGCGCGCTTTGGAGGCAAATCCAAGCCGATATCAACAACGTGCCGCTTGTGCGCATCAACGTGGACGAAGGGCCGGCCTACGGGGCCGCGTTGCTGGCCATGGCCGGAACCGGATTGTGTTCCAGCGTCGAGGAAGCGTGCGACGCCACGATCCGCGTGGTGGACATCTGCGAACCTGACGCGGAGCGTGCGCGGTTCTATGAGCGGTGCTTCAAGGAATACCAGGCCGCATACACGGCGCTTGCGCCGGGATTCCGCCGTGCAGCCGAAATCGGTTGA
- the rpsU gene encoding 30S ribosomal protein S21 has translation MTKVRVKPDEPFEKALRRFKKKCNKEGIMQRIKETKHYEKPSEKRRRKLAKAIARNASAASEM, from the coding sequence GTGACAAAGGTTCGTGTTAAGCCGGATGAACCCTTCGAGAAGGCGCTTCGCCGTTTCAAGAAGAAGTGCAACAAAGAGGGCATCATGCAGCGCATCAAGGAAACCAAGCATTACGAAAAGCCGAGCGAAAAGCGGCGGCGCAAGCTGGCAAAAGCCATCGCGCGCAATGCCTCGGCCGCTTCGGAAATGTAA
- the glpK gene encoding glycerol kinase GlpK, with protein MSKKFILALDQGTTSSRSIVFDEAGGIVAAASEPFEQIYPRPGWVEHDPEAIWRTQRDTAAAAMAKAGLRPSDVAAIGITNQRETTVAWDRATGRPLCNAIVWQCRRTAAVCDELKAAGLSEDVRARTGLVIDAYFSGTKMKWILDHVPAAREKAVRGELCFGTMDSWLLYKLTGIHATDYSNASRTMIFNIHNLDWDETILARLGIPRETLPSVMPSSGVMGSTSLFGGEIPVAALCGDQQSALFGQTAFAPYESKNTYGTGCFLLMNTGTVPVDSRHGLLTTIAWGVDGKVEYALEGSVFIGGAVIQWLRDELGLIASAAESETVAAQVPDTGGVYLVPAFVGLGAPYWDMHARGLVAGLTRGSNRAHIVRAALESIAFQSADVIASMEADTSTRMPRLRVDGGASANNLLMQRQADFLGIPVVRGQVIETTALGAAFLAGLAVGFWPDQKALAGIWREDRTFLPQISDAERVAEMQKWQEAIKRVRL; from the coding sequence ATGTCTAAAAAATTCATTCTTGCATTGGACCAAGGCACGACCAGTTCGCGGAGCATCGTGTTCGACGAGGCCGGAGGCATTGTCGCCGCCGCGTCCGAACCCTTTGAGCAAATCTACCCAAGACCCGGCTGGGTCGAGCACGATCCCGAAGCCATCTGGCGGACCCAGCGGGACACCGCCGCGGCCGCCATGGCCAAGGCCGGCCTACGGCCGTCCGATGTCGCCGCCATTGGAATCACCAACCAACGGGAAACGACCGTTGCGTGGGATCGCGCTACCGGCAGGCCCCTCTGCAATGCCATCGTTTGGCAATGCCGACGCACGGCCGCGGTCTGCGATGAACTCAAGGCCGCAGGCCTTTCCGAGGATGTGCGCGCGCGGACCGGGCTGGTCATTGACGCCTATTTTTCCGGCACGAAAATGAAATGGATTCTGGACCATGTCCCCGCCGCGCGGGAAAAGGCGGTGCGCGGCGAACTCTGCTTCGGCACCATGGACAGTTGGCTTTTATATAAACTGACGGGCATTCACGCCACCGATTACTCCAACGCGTCAAGGACAATGATCTTCAACATCCATAACCTGGATTGGGACGAAACGATTTTGGCCCGGCTGGGAATCCCGCGCGAAACTTTGCCCAGCGTCATGCCATCCAGCGGTGTCATGGGTTCGACTTCGCTGTTTGGAGGAGAAATTCCCGTGGCTGCCTTGTGTGGGGATCAGCAGAGCGCCCTTTTCGGCCAGACTGCTTTCGCACCCTATGAATCGAAAAACACCTATGGCACCGGCTGTTTTCTCCTGATGAACACGGGGACGGTTCCCGTTGATTCGCGCCACGGTCTTCTTACCACCATTGCCTGGGGAGTGGACGGCAAAGTCGAATATGCCTTGGAAGGCAGCGTTTTTATCGGCGGAGCTGTCATACAATGGCTGCGCGACGAACTCGGTCTCATCGCCAGCGCCGCCGAAAGCGAAACCGTCGCCGCCCAGGTTCCGGACACCGGCGGTGTTTATCTGGTTCCGGCTTTTGTCGGTCTCGGCGCGCCCTATTGGGATATGCACGCACGCGGTCTTGTCGCCGGGCTGACCCGCGGTTCGAATCGGGCCCATATCGTCCGCGCCGCACTCGAATCCATTGCATTCCAGTCCGCCGATGTCATTGCAAGCATGGAAGCCGACACATCCACGCGAATGCCCAGACTGCGCGTGGACGGTGGCGCCTCCGCCAACAATCTTCTCATGCAGCGCCAAGCCGATTTCCTCGGCATCCCGGTCGTCCGTGGGCAAGTCATTGAGACCACGGCGCTTGGTGCGGCTTTCCTGGCGGGACTCGCCGTCGGATTTTGGCCGGATCAAAAAGCGCTGGCCGGTATTTGGCGGGAAGATCGCACCTTTTTACCCCAAATCAGCGATGCGGAACGAGTGGCAGAAATGCAAAAATGGCAAGAAGCAATCAAACGCGTAAGACTTTGA
- a CDS encoding AAA family ATPase has product MRIRTISIDGYGRFHNRTFDLAPGLQIIYGPNEQGKSTLRAFIADMLYGQKRSPSQRLYHEDNELRCPWDSPDSYGGRLIYVLDNNRSFEVFRRFDRKNETVQIFDRTHGCDITMQFPQLRNREPQFALEHLGLSKEVFLGAATISHLTLEELGGDEVIPSIREKLLALADSGDEYGSAEATLKRLQERMVSIGTATARTKPLQAAKARLAELRQEMEETERVRGEVSDMTKRRLELRSRAESLRAQRDTNEQDRQLLERARRAERLRQAERLQRQIDEATRQCFELSGVRDFPLDRTPEIQRAYNVAQTARSQLDRTVAGQQALAAQLEEERRRLGEGNTGDFQDIPETYDERLAELSSFLKRMSDRMEDLETARANAEDRRRIIEKELENLPDFSEAGEEADIWLNQLIQTFRSAVQIRSEEREKQAALHKQIAMLDQSVKEGGRWFAHVPDFAADAREYEVRIRLRDEQAAQLAAEAERLQAEIEEHRGRVPDFMWLSLLTVAILAGLIATAIVLGNSGIFVAAVTAGLAVFYFLGNFLYARARVKMLARRIEENGARMRSVQEGDDELCRRLEQLIVDAGCETIRELEGKFDTYREDLLKRDSLREAAEKQDRKTAEAEQRVTDLFQNYVRTFASLGETPSAEEDIEPAALRALERFRAYRDARRRLHDVRDLLRRHDAELERLHKDRNAARDEERALALEARRLMRENGYPEESRQDNVSLALRSYRIRMAQVRGKRGAIALLEKQAADLAARHDQEQADCAKHEEALARLLEAGGCACFDDWLRCAEDARKYQELRKSMALLQEQLGSLLEGGSLENLRAAVEADGPPPPMPPFTAESLASDRQNIEAELDAVEKESHALEIRLAERTAALRPVSEIEEERAEIENRVRALEWELEAASHAMAVIEEIARDKHARMAPRLAAIAGSFLREITCGAYDEIFVSRELRISVRIPHTRQIVEDPERRLSKGTVDQIYLALRLAMVQCLGELDESIPMLLDDPFANYDDTRLDQALRLLARLAEKNQIILFTCREDVLQAARGVNAPVLNLQAEIE; this is encoded by the coding sequence GTGAGGATTCGAACCATTTCCATAGACGGATACGGACGTTTCCACAACCGGACCTTTGATCTTGCCCCAGGGCTTCAAATCATTTATGGGCCAAACGAGCAGGGTAAATCCACGTTGCGCGCATTCATCGCCGACATGCTGTACGGCCAAAAACGGAGTCCCTCGCAGCGTCTTTATCATGAGGACAACGAATTGCGCTGCCCGTGGGATTCGCCCGATTCCTACGGCGGACGCCTGATCTACGTATTGGACAACAACCGGTCGTTTGAAGTCTTTCGCCGGTTTGACCGGAAAAACGAAACCGTACAGATCTTTGACCGTACCCACGGCTGCGACATCACCATGCAGTTTCCGCAACTGCGGAACCGGGAACCCCAGTTCGCGCTTGAACATTTGGGGTTGTCGAAGGAGGTGTTTCTGGGCGCCGCGACCATTTCGCATCTGACGCTTGAAGAACTCGGCGGTGACGAAGTAATACCTTCCATTCGCGAGAAATTGCTGGCCCTCGCCGATTCCGGGGATGAATATGGATCAGCCGAGGCCACGCTCAAGCGACTCCAAGAACGCATGGTGTCCATCGGAACCGCCACAGCGCGAACGAAACCGTTGCAGGCCGCCAAGGCGCGACTGGCCGAATTGCGCCAGGAAATGGAGGAGACCGAACGCGTTCGCGGCGAAGTGTCCGACATGACCAAACGCCGTCTTGAACTTCGCAGTCGTGCCGAATCCCTGCGCGCGCAGCGGGATACGAACGAACAAGACCGGCAACTTCTGGAACGCGCCCGGCGCGCCGAACGCCTGCGGCAGGCCGAACGGCTGCAACGTCAGATTGACGAGGCCACGCGGCAATGCTTCGAGTTGAGTGGTGTGCGCGACTTTCCCTTGGACCGTACCCCCGAAATCCAGCGTGCGTACAATGTGGCCCAGACCGCCCGATCGCAGCTTGACCGGACCGTGGCGGGGCAGCAGGCGCTGGCCGCGCAATTGGAGGAGGAGCGCCGTCGGCTGGGCGAGGGGAATACCGGCGACTTTCAGGATATTCCCGAAACATACGACGAACGCCTGGCCGAATTGAGTTCGTTCCTGAAGCGGATGTCGGATCGCATGGAGGATTTGGAAACCGCGCGGGCAAACGCCGAAGACCGACGCCGGATCATCGAAAAGGAACTCGAAAACCTGCCCGATTTCAGTGAGGCCGGCGAGGAAGCCGATATATGGCTCAACCAGTTGATTCAAACCTTCCGTTCCGCTGTGCAAATCCGGAGCGAGGAACGGGAGAAACAGGCGGCCCTGCACAAGCAAATCGCCATGCTCGACCAATCGGTGAAAGAGGGTGGACGGTGGTTTGCCCATGTGCCCGATTTCGCGGCGGACGCCCGTGAATACGAGGTGCGAATCCGCCTTCGCGACGAACAGGCGGCCCAACTCGCCGCCGAGGCCGAACGACTCCAGGCGGAAATCGAGGAACACCGCGGGCGTGTTCCCGATTTCATGTGGCTTTCCCTGTTGACGGTGGCCATTCTGGCCGGCCTGATCGCCACGGCCATCGTGCTGGGTAATTCCGGCATCTTTGTGGCCGCCGTGACGGCGGGATTGGCCGTTTTCTACTTCCTGGGCAACTTCCTGTATGCCCGGGCGCGCGTCAAGATGCTTGCGCGCCGGATTGAAGAAAACGGGGCGCGCATGCGGTCGGTTCAGGAGGGAGACGATGAATTATGCCGCCGTCTCGAGCAACTTATCGTAGACGCCGGATGCGAGACAATCCGCGAACTGGAAGGCAAATTCGACACCTATCGGGAGGATCTTTTAAAACGCGATTCCCTGCGGGAAGCCGCGGAAAAACAGGATCGCAAAACGGCCGAGGCCGAACAACGCGTAACGGACCTATTCCAAAACTATGTGCGCACGTTTGCGTCCCTAGGCGAAACGCCTTCCGCCGAAGAGGATATCGAACCGGCGGCGCTCCGAGCCCTCGAGCGCTTCCGGGCCTATCGTGATGCCCGGCGGCGTCTGCATGATGTGCGCGATCTTCTGCGGCGCCACGATGCCGAACTCGAACGTTTGCACAAAGATCGCAATGCCGCACGCGATGAGGAACGCGCGCTGGCGCTTGAAGCCCGCCGTCTCATGCGTGAAAACGGCTATCCGGAAGAAAGCCGGCAGGACAACGTCTCGCTCGCGCTACGTTCCTACCGGATCCGCATGGCGCAGGTGCGAGGCAAGCGTGGCGCGATTGCGCTGCTTGAAAAACAGGCGGCCGACTTGGCCGCGCGGCACGATCAGGAACAGGCCGATTGTGCCAAACACGAGGAGGCCCTTGCCCGCTTGCTCGAAGCCGGAGGCTGCGCTTGTTTCGATGATTGGCTGCGATGCGCGGAAGACGCGCGAAAATATCAGGAACTACGCAAGAGCATGGCGTTGTTACAGGAACAACTCGGCAGTTTGCTGGAAGGCGGCTCCCTCGAAAACCTTCGCGCCGCCGTCGAGGCCGATGGCCCCCCGCCGCCCATGCCGCCGTTCACGGCGGAGTCGCTTGCGTCCGACAGGCAGAATATCGAGGCGGAATTGGACGCTGTCGAAAAGGAATCCCATGCGCTGGAAATCCGGCTTGCCGAGCGCACCGCCGCCCTCAGGCCAGTCAGTGAAATCGAAGAGGAGCGGGCCGAAATTGAAAACCGTGTGCGCGCGCTTGAGTGGGAACTCGAAGCCGCGAGCCACGCCATGGCCGTTATCGAGGAAATTGCCCGCGACAAGCATGCCCGCATGGCCCCGCGCTTGGCCGCCATTGCGGGATCCTTTTTGCGCGAAATCACCTGTGGCGCCTACGACGAAATCTTCGTCAGCCGGGAACTGCGAATCAGCGTCCGCATCCCGCATACCCGGCAGATTGTGGAAGACCCCGAGCGCCGGCTCAGCAAGGGGACCGTTGACCAGATTTATTTGGCATTGCGGCTGGCGATGGTCCAGTGCCTCGGCGAACTGGATGAGAGCATTCCGATGCTGCTCGACGATCCTTTCGCCAATTACGACGACACGCGGCTCGATCAGGCGCTGCGACTTCTGGCGCGTCTCGCGGAAAAAAACCAGATCATCCTTTTCACCTGCCGGGAAGACGTCCTCCAGGCCGCGCGAGGGGTCAATGCGCCGGTGTTGAACCTGCAAGCGGAAATCGAATGA
- a CDS encoding DNA repair exonuclease, with protein sequence MRLVHTADVHLDACFAGAGLPVRVANRRRQSLRDVFQAIVRRAAEWPADALLIPGDLFEHERVTPDTAAFLKGLFDSVRPLPVVIAPGNHDPYMAGSPYVAQSWPENVVIFNRPEWIAVPLCDGRLVVHGFAFDGYEISSNPFGALAIPCDGAVHVALGHGTERAHQPPDGKSYAPFDAETAFAPGLAYFALGHFHRLTEIPVAAGRWRMMYSGAPEGHGFDESGEHVFLEIEIEGEDLRVVPKTSGRVCYAVHDLDVTPLASTQDLVAALRKMATAYSAPPILRVTLKGLCDASLVGDLQAVRDALANDFEYLLLEDETLPAEDFDELSRDPTSLGAFVQRLNDEIRDAPDPDRRRMLMRARAVGVAAHRGHALDIAGLRGGEDRP encoded by the coding sequence ATGCGGTTGGTCCATACGGCGGATGTACATCTCGATGCATGTTTCGCCGGCGCCGGTTTGCCGGTGCGGGTGGCAAACCGCCGCCGGCAAAGTCTTCGGGATGTCTTTCAGGCAATCGTCCGGCGCGCGGCGGAATGGCCCGCCGATGCGCTCTTGATACCGGGCGACCTTTTTGAACACGAACGTGTCACGCCGGACACCGCCGCTTTTCTCAAAGGCCTTTTCGACTCGGTGCGGCCATTGCCCGTGGTGATAGCCCCGGGCAATCACGATCCCTACATGGCCGGATCGCCCTACGTCGCCCAGTCGTGGCCCGAAAATGTCGTGATTTTCAACCGTCCGGAATGGATCGCGGTTCCGCTATGCGACGGCCGGCTCGTCGTGCATGGTTTCGCCTTTGACGGATACGAGATATCGTCGAACCCTTTCGGCGCCCTCGCGATACCCTGCGACGGCGCCGTCCATGTCGCGCTTGGACACGGTACCGAACGCGCCCATCAACCTCCCGACGGCAAATCCTATGCGCCGTTCGACGCGGAAACCGCTTTCGCGCCGGGCTTGGCTTATTTCGCGCTGGGCCATTTTCACCGCCTGACCGAGATTCCCGTGGCGGCTGGACGCTGGCGCATGATGTATTCCGGCGCGCCCGAAGGACATGGCTTCGACGAATCCGGCGAGCATGTCTTTCTGGAAATTGAAATCGAGGGGGAGGACCTTCGGGTCGTGCCCAAGACCTCCGGCCGCGTGTGCTATGCGGTTCACGATCTCGATGTGACACCGCTCGCCTCGACGCAGGATCTGGTCGCCGCCTTGCGGAAAATGGCGACGGCCTACTCCGCACCGCCAATCTTGCGCGTGACGCTCAAGGGCCTGTGCGATGCCTCATTGGTCGGCGATTTACAGGCCGTCAGGGATGCGCTGGCAAACGATTTTGAATATCTCTTGCTGGAAGACGAGACCCTTCCCGCCGAAGATTTTGATGAATTATCGCGCGATCCGACGAGTTTGGGCGCGTTTGTGCAACGGCTGAACGACGAGATACGCGACGCGCCCGATCCGGATCGCCGGCGCATGCTCATGCGCGCGCGTGCCGTGGGAGTGGCCGCGCACCGGGGCCATGCGCTGGACATTGCCGGACTGCGAGGGGGGGAGGATCGCCCGTGA
- a CDS encoding sigma-70 family RNA polymerase sigma factor has protein sequence MEAGERRWLERGLREAVLAGDEQAWKALYEASFDRLYAYVHYRTRGDRQQAEEIVQDCWLIAVRRIRRFDPDRGAFIQWLIGIADNVLRNHGRKWWRRRWTEIAGIEAQGRIPSPSASIEQTESVAMTLLSLPPAYQAVLRAKYEERLPVVEIATRWHTTPKAVESMLSRARQAFRTAYRQATG, from the coding sequence ATGGAAGCAGGCGAACGGCGGTGGCTGGAACGCGGGCTTCGGGAAGCGGTATTGGCCGGAGACGAGCAGGCGTGGAAAGCGTTATACGAAGCCAGTTTCGACCGTTTGTATGCCTATGTCCATTACCGCACGCGCGGCGACCGGCAGCAGGCCGAGGAAATCGTGCAGGATTGCTGGCTGATAGCGGTGCGGCGAATTCGCCGTTTCGATCCGGATCGCGGCGCCTTTATCCAGTGGTTGATCGGCATCGCGGACAATGTGCTGCGCAATCATGGGCGCAAGTGGTGGCGCAGGCGATGGACCGAGATCGCCGGAATCGAGGCGCAGGGCCGCATACCGTCGCCCTCGGCTTCGATAGAGCAGACGGAAAGTGTAGCCATGACGTTGTTGAGTTTGCCGCCGGCGTATCAGGCGGTATTGCGCGCGAAATACGAGGAGCGGCTGCCGGTTGTGGAAATCGCCACGCGGTGGCACACGACGCCGAAAGCGGTCGAGTCCATGCTGAGCCGCGCACGACAGGCGTTTCGGACGGCTTATCGCCAGGCGACCGGTTGA